From the Solanum stenotomum isolate F172 chromosome 4, ASM1918654v1, whole genome shotgun sequence genome, one window contains:
- the LOC125862875 gene encoding 21 kDa seed protein-like produces the protein MKIILLLLFSLAFLLLFTLASSTNNIPNQAFRTIRDTKGNPLNKNSRYFIVSAIRGAGGGGVRLANLGNQGQNDCPTSVVQSRNDLDNGIAVYITPHDTKYDIISEMSTVNIKFYLDSPTCSHFTMWMVDDFPKPVDQLYTISTGEQLIDSVNLNNRFQIKSLGGSTYKLVFCPYGEKFTCQNVGIADENGYNRLVLTENEKAFVFKKDERIGMAIV, from the exons atgaagatcaTCTTATTACTCTTGTTTTCTCTTGCATTTCTTCTCTTATTTACCTTAGCAAGTTCCACAAATAATATACCAAATCAAGCATTTCGAACTATAAGAGACACAAAGGGTAATCCCCTCAACAAAAACTCAAGGTACTTTATAGTTTCGGCTATACGGGGAGCTGGTGGCGGAGGCGTGAGGCTTGCTaatcttggaaatcaaggtcAAAACGAttgtcccacatcggtggtgcAATCACGCAATGACCTCGATAATG GTATAGCAGTCTACATCACACCTCATGATACCAAATATGACATCATTAGTGAGATGTCTACCGTAAACATCAAATTCTATCTTGATTCTCCTACTTGTTCTCACTTTACCATGTGGATGGTAGACGACTTTCCTAAACCCGTGGATCAATTATACACTATAAGCACAGGTGAACAGTTGATTGATTCCGTGAACTTGAACAATCGATTTCAGATTAAGTCACTCGGTGGTTCGACATATAAGCTAGTCTTTTGTCCCTACGGAGAAAAATTTACTTGCCAAAATGTTGGAATTGCCGATGAAAATGGATATAACCGTTTGGTTCTCACAGAGAATGAAAAGGCATTTGTGTTCAAAAAAGATGAGAGAATTGGGATGGCAATCGTGTAA